In one window of Blastocatellia bacterium DNA:
- a CDS encoding IPT/TIG domain-containing protein: MYAQQQSSVPEISQVSETSFRMDSLSEVVINGRNFTNDSLVIFGDQLVKNSTISSTQIRFGLPAQNFAGVKTLSVITRAGIAQQEINITAKPVSELAVGEITTVAGGTFSYGDGQIASKANIAGVETVLFDKAGNIYFADTFGGRVRRIDAQQKLLQLLLEGKSSGRWTISFTFKY; the protein is encoded by the coding sequence GTGTATGCACAGCAACAAAGTTCAGTACCAGAAATTAGCCAAGTTAGTGAAACTTCTTTTAGAATGGATAGTCTTTCAGAAGTAGTTATCAATGGACGTAATTTTACTAATGATAGTTTAGTGATTTTTGGAGATCAATTAGTTAAAAACTCAACCATTAGTTCTACACAAATAAGGTTTGGCTTGCCTGCACAAAATTTTGCAGGAGTAAAAACACTTTCTGTTATTACTCGTGCAGGCATAGCACAACAAGAAATAAATATTACAGCTAAACCAGTATCAGAATTAGCTGTAGGTGAAATAACAACTGTAGCAGGTGGAACATTTTCTTATGGTGATGGGCAAATAGCTAGTAAAGCTAATATAGCTGGTGTCGAAACGGTATTGTTTGACAAAGCTGGCAATATTTATTTTGCAGATACTTTTGGCGGTAGAGTTCGCCGCATTGACGCACAACAAAAGTTGTTACAACTGTTGCTGGAGGGGAAAAGTAGCGGAAGATGGACAATTAGCTTTACTTTCAAGTATTGA